In Phreatobacter aquaticus, a single genomic region encodes these proteins:
- the ykgO gene encoding type B 50S ribosomal protein L36, with translation MKVRNSLKSLRTRHRDNQIVRRKGRVYIINKTQKRFKARQG, from the coding sequence ATGAAGGTCCGCAATTCGCTCAAGTCGCTGCGCACGCGCCATCGCGACAACCAGATCGTCCGTCGCAAGGGACGCGTCTACATCATCAACAAGACCCAGAAGCGCTTCAAGGCGCGTCAGGGCTGA
- a CDS encoding HutD/Ves family protein, whose product MITLIDPATHVTAPWKNGGGTATDFAVRLGPDGDVDWRIGTAAIEKDGPFSHYPDVTRVFTVVEGPGVHLDFSAEGTRTLDRDQPTRFAGAPGPFCRLRGAPATAFNLLMRDGAFSGDVQIVTGGEGVIEPNPSDVLAFVALEGDWQLTGEGLAPVVIRPWFTALLEGRGLVQIAAGPGARAALVLLNVA is encoded by the coding sequence ATGATCACGCTGATCGATCCGGCGACCCACGTCACGGCGCCGTGGAAGAATGGCGGCGGAACCGCCACCGATTTCGCCGTCAGGCTTGGTCCTGACGGCGATGTCGACTGGCGCATTGGCACCGCGGCGATCGAGAAGGACGGACCGTTCTCGCATTACCCGGATGTGACGCGCGTGTTCACCGTCGTGGAGGGCCCGGGTGTTCACCTGGATTTCTCCGCTGAGGGCACGCGAACGCTCGATCGCGACCAGCCGACGCGCTTTGCCGGCGCGCCGGGGCCATTTTGTCGGTTACGCGGCGCGCCTGCGACCGCGTTCAACCTGCTCATGCGGGATGGCGCCTTTTCCGGCGATGTTCAGATCGTCACTGGCGGGGAAGGAGTGATCGAGCCCAATCCGTCGGATGTGCTGGCATTCGTTGCTCTGGAAGGTGATTGGCAACTCACTGGCGAAGGCCTGGCGCCCGTGGTGATCCGCCCTTGGTTCACGGCTCTGCTGGAAGGCCGCGGCCTTGTCCAGATCGCTGCCGGACCGGGTGCGCGGGCTGCGCTCGTCCTGCTGAATGTTGCTTGA
- a CDS encoding TRAP transporter substrate-binding protein, whose amino-acid sequence MSTLVSRFVGLLSLALFAAPSQAQTPPPPAGAPVAIQMVTQLSPSIPQYTRVDIPMLREQIGARSGGRITTTLASWPERNLTGPDLIRVLRAGQIDLAGMALPTVAGDVPLLDIIDMSGQNTSHEQGRKIAEAMLPILNQELERFGVKIVAFYPFPAQVLFCRDPVTSLADLKGRRVRTPGGSQNDFIQSVGGQPVAIGFPEVYSALERGVVDCAVTGTATGNGARWYEVTRHLYTLPIQWGIAAYAVNLAWWNRLDAPVRDFLQGYMKEVEEAQWKLGLELTEDGIQCNSGNAAGCKIGHVVTNRPMVVTRATPADVALLREALTKVVLPAFVKRCGARCGEIYNRVVSPISGVSYVAQ is encoded by the coding sequence ATGTCGACATTGGTATCAAGATTTGTGGGTCTGTTGTCGCTTGCGCTGTTTGCCGCGCCATCCCAGGCCCAGACGCCGCCGCCGCCTGCCGGCGCGCCTGTCGCCATCCAGATGGTGACGCAGCTGTCCCCCTCGATCCCGCAATATACCCGCGTCGATATTCCGATGCTGCGTGAGCAGATCGGCGCGCGTTCCGGCGGCCGCATCACCACGACGCTAGCCAGTTGGCCGGAGCGCAACCTGACCGGTCCCGATCTCATCCGCGTCCTGCGCGCCGGCCAGATCGATCTCGCCGGCATGGCCTTGCCGACGGTTGCCGGTGACGTGCCGCTGCTCGACATCATCGACATGTCGGGACAGAACACCTCGCATGAGCAGGGGCGCAAGATCGCCGAGGCCATGCTGCCGATTCTCAACCAGGAGCTTGAGCGGTTCGGCGTAAAGATCGTCGCCTTCTATCCGTTCCCGGCGCAGGTGCTGTTTTGCCGCGATCCGGTCACCAGCCTTGCCGATCTCAAGGGCAGGCGCGTGCGCACGCCCGGCGGTTCGCAGAACGATTTCATCCAGTCGGTCGGCGGTCAGCCGGTCGCCATCGGCTTCCCGGAGGTCTATTCGGCGCTTGAGCGCGGCGTCGTCGATTGCGCCGTCACCGGCACGGCGACGGGCAATGGCGCGCGCTGGTATGAGGTGACGCGTCACCTCTACACGCTGCCGATCCAGTGGGGCATTGCCGCCTATGCGGTCAATCTCGCCTGGTGGAACCGGCTCGATGCGCCTGTGCGCGACTTCCTCCAGGGTTACATGAAGGAAGTCGAGGAAGCCCAGTGGAAGCTCGGCCTTGAGCTCACCGAGGACGGCATCCAGTGCAATTCCGGCAATGCCGCGGGCTGCAAGATCGGCCATGTCGTCACCAACCGGCCGATGGTGGTCACCCGCGCAACGCCTGCCGATGTGGCGCTGTTGCGCGAGGCCCTGACCAAGGTGGTTCTGCCGGCCTTCGTGAAGCGTTGCGGCGCGCGTTGCGGCGAGATCTACAATCGCGTTGTCTCGCCGATCAGCGGCGTCAGCTACGTCGCCCAGTGA